One genomic window of Gossypium hirsutum isolate 1008001.06 chromosome D11, Gossypium_hirsutum_v2.1, whole genome shotgun sequence includes the following:
- the LOC107904640 gene encoding protein EXORDIUM-like 3, whose protein sequence is MNQTHLILHFCGSFSKVNIISPSIYAHRHHKTQLLSVKPHLLKMHRPSLLLSLLTLLTLLTAAPLPAIGYRPLPHLRPNSSDLRFGDSKKYEGSSEFVHLRYHMGPVLTGSITVHTIWYGQWQKSQKKIIREFIGSFSAVNAKHPPVAGWWDTVRLYTDQTGANISRTVRLGEQKNDRFYSYGKSLTRLSIQSVIKSAVTAKTKPLPINPSNGLYLLLTSDDVYVEDFCGQVCGFHYFTFPSIVGYTLPFAWVGNSAKLCPGICAYPFAVPEYMQGLKPLKSPNGDVGVDGMISVIGHEVAELATNPLVNAWYAGQDPVAPVEIADLCEGIYGTGGGGSYMGQLLNGKDGATYNMNGIRRRYLVQWLWNHVVSYCTGPNALDQ, encoded by the coding sequence atgaatcaaaCTCATCTAATATTACATTTTTGCGGTAGCTTTTCAAAAGTAAACATAATTTCTCCCTCTATATATGCTCACCGCCACCACAAAACTCAACTACTCTCTGTCAAACCCCATTTGCTCAAAATGCACCGTCCTTCCCTACTTCTAAGCCTCCTCACTCTTCTTACACTGCTAACAGCAGCTCCGCTTCCGGCCATTGGGTATCGTCCATTGCCTCACTTAAGACCCAACAGCTCCGATTTAAGATTCGGTGACTCCAAGAAATACGAGGGTTCCTCGGAGTTCGTCCACTTAAGATACCACATGGGTCCAGTACTCACCGGTAGCATTACCGTTCACACAATCTGGTACGGCCAGTGGCAGAAATCCCAAAAGAAGATAATCCGTGAGTTCATCGGTTCGTTCTCCGCCGTCAATGCTAAGCATCCTCCGGTTGCCGGATGGTGGGATACCGTACGGCTTTACACCGACCAAACGGGAGCCAATATTTCCCGTACGGTGCGTTTAGGGGAACAGAAAAACGACCGTTTTTACTCCTACGGGAAGTCACTCACTCGCTTGTCGATACAGTCCGTTATAAAAAGCGCGGTAACCGCCAAAACCAAGCCGTTGCCGATAAATCCCAGCAATGGGCTTTACTTATTGCTCACATCAGATGACGTGTACGTCGAGGATTTTTGCGGCCAAGTTTGCGGGTTCCATTACTTCACATTTCCGTCCATCGTGGGATACACGCTCCCGTTTGCGTGGGTGGGTAACTCAGCGAAGCTTTGTCCGGGAATATGTGCTTACCCGTTCGCCGTACCGGAGTACATGCAAGGGTTGAAGCCGTTAAAGTCACCCAACGGTGACGTGGGAGTGGACGGGATGATAAGTGTGATCGGACACGAGGTTGCTGAGCTGGCAACTAACCCATTGGTGAATGCTTGGTACGCGGGACAAGATCCCGTGGCTCCCGTGGAAATAGCGGATTTATGCGAGGGTATTTATGGAACTGGAGGTGGTGGTTCTTACATGGGACAGTTATTGAACGGAAAAGATGGTGCCACGTATAATATGAATGGGATCAGACGGAGGTATTTGGTTCAGTGGCTTTGGAACCATGTTGTAAGTTACTGTACTGGCCCTAATGCTCTTGATCAGTAA